The Methanoregula sp. UBA64 genome contains the following window.
TCGTTGACATCCTGAGCGCGAGTGTGTCGGAGAGGATGCCGCAGAGGAGCACACCCGCCACCGCTTTTGACGGGTCAAGGCCGGACTCCATGTACATCCGGGCAACGATGGTCGAGGTTGCGCCGACCGGCTCGTTCTCGAACCGGATCGGCTTTAAGGTCGTGATCGCCCCGAGCCGGTGGTGGTCGATGATTCCGATCACGTCCGCCTCCTCGATTCCGGGCACTGCCTGCGATGCCTCGTTGTGGTCGAGGAGGACGACCTGTCGGCGCACATCGTCGAGAAGCGTGGTCCTTGTCAGGATCCCGAGCAGTTTTCCCCCGGGCGAGACCACGCACGCGGCCCGGAACTTCGAGCCGGCAACGACCTGCCGGGCCTTGGCGATCGTTTCCGAACAATTGAGGACCGGCACGCTCGTCTCCATGCGCTCCTTTGCGGGGAGCGAGAGGTTGATCATCTTCCCGACCCCGAACGCGTCGAGGTTTGTGGAGAGGACCGAGACATTGTGCTGCCGGGCGGCGGCTTTTACCCGTTCGCCGACCGGGGCGCCTTCCGCGATGATTAAGGCCGCAATCCCGGCCGAGACGAGCGCGAGCTGGGCCGGCTCGTTGTCGCCCACGACCGCGATATCCTTTGCCGTCATCTTTGCCAAGGTGACATGCAGCGCATCGATGGCAATGTACACCCGGCCTTCGAGCACCGGGTGGGCCGGGACAACGACCTCGCCGTTGAGCACCCGGGCAAGCGTCTCTTCGGGCACCGGGTTGACCGCGAGCTCGGCCAGGTGGAGCGTCTCGATGTACGCGTTTGCGAGCGCGTGCTCGCCGATCATCCCGGCCGGCTTTCCGTCCGCATCGGTGATGACCACGTTCCGCAGCCCCTCCTTTGCCATGAGGGCCGCGACATCGTAGGTCGGGACGTTCTCGGGGAGCGCAAAGACCGGCTTATACGTGATATCGGAGAGCCGGGGCTCGACCGATGCGACAAGGGCCGGCTCCTGTGCCCCGAACCGTTCGAGCGCGAACCGGGACTCGGCATTGAGCTCGCCGCAGCGGGCGGCAAGGTATTTCCCCGGCTCGGACCGGTTCTTAAAATCCGCGTACCCGATGGCGCTCGCAATGCTGTCCGTGTCGGGCTGGCGGTGGCCGATACAGTAGACCTGGATCATGGCGTTTTTCCCTCGTTGTGTGAGGTAGTTCCTGCTTCTATCGTTTGCCCGTCAAGGTTCATAAGGTACGGTCCCGGATCCCAACCTATTTATGGCGCGTGCGTGAACCGGATAGTACGAAACCGAACTATTGCGAAAAAGAACTATTCCGGAATTGAACTATGACCAGCCTGTTACAGTTTGCCACGCGAAAGAACGAGCGGGCACGAAGCCTGCTCGCCCTTTATGTGATCCACTCGCTCTCGAAGGGAGAAAAATCCGGGTACGATATCCTAAAAGAGATCGGGGAGCTCACCGAGGGCAGCTGGGTCCCGAGCAAGGGTACGCTGTACCCCCTGCTCCACCAGCTCGAAGACGAGGGACAGATCGTCTCCGTTTCCGAGACAACCGGCGCCCGGGCCCGGGCCGTATTTACGCTCACCCCTGTCGGGAAAGAGACCTTGAAACGCATCCATGCCCACGGCAGGGAACACCACAAGAAAATGGCGCAGTACCGGCAGGTGATCACCGCAATCTTTGGCGACTCCCATCCCCCGGAGCTCGGCCTGCTCTTTGAGATAAAGATGATCCTCGACGAACTGCCCAAAGAAAAAAAGCAAAAGGCGGCGGCCATCCTCCGGCGCTGCCGCGACGAATTACAGGGAGTGATCTAAAAAAATGACAACCGCAGTACAGGTACGCGACCTCACGAAAACCTTCGACAAGCTCACTGCCGTGGACGCGATCAGTTTTACGATCGAACAGGGCGAGATCTTCGGGCTTTTGGGCCCAAACGGCGCCGGGAAAACAACAACCCTCTCCATGCTCGCGACCATGCTCGAACCGACCTCGGGATCGGCAGAGATCATGGGGATCGATATCACAAAAGACCAGGACGGGGTACGAAAAGCCATCGGGATCGTCTTCCAGGACCAGAGCCTTGACGAGGAACTCACCGCGTGGGAGAACATGGACTTCCACGGCCGGCTCTACCGGATCCCACAAGAGGAGCGCGAGCGCCGGGCAGAAGAACTCCTCAAACTCGTCGAGCTTTTTGAGCGGAAAGACGACATCGTGAAAACGTTCTCGGGCGGGATGCGCAGGAGACTGGAGATCGCCCGGGGCCTCCTGCACCACCCGCAGGTCCTCTTTCTGGACGAGCCCACGATCGGCCTTGACCCGCAGACCAGAAACCACCTCTGGAACTACATCGACAACCTGGCAAAAGAGAAGAACATCACGATCATCCTCACCACGCACTATATGGACGAGGCGGACCGGCTCTGCAACCGGATCGCGATCATCGACCACGGGAAGATCATTGCTCTGGACACCCCCGCCCGGCTCAAGGACTCGCTCGGCGGCGACATCGTTACGATCCGTTCGTCAGAACCGGCCCGGATCGCCCCGGCGCTCTCCGCCCCGTGGATCAACCGGATCGAGACCCGGGGGGACGACGTGACGATCAGCCTGCACAATGCGGAACACCATGTCAGCGGGATCGTGACCCGGCTCAACGAGGAGAAGATCCCGATCGAGGCGATCTCGGTCCATAAACCCACGCTCGAAGATGTCTTCCTCTCGTTTACGGGAAAATCGATCCGGGACGAGGAAGCAGATGGGAAGGATGCAATGCGGATGCACTTCCGGATGATGAGGCACTAAATATGGAGATCATCTACACCATCTGGCTGCGGAACATGAAGCGGTACATCCGCTCAAAAAGCCGCATTGTCGGGAGCATAGCCATGCCGCTCTTCCTGCTCCTCTTTTTGGGATTCGGCCTCAACTCGGTGGTCAGCACGAATTCGCTCGGGCAGGACTACCTCTTGTTCCTTGCCCCGGGTATGATTGCGATGAGCGTGCTCTTTACCTCGATCTTTGCCGGCACGCAGATCATCTGGGACAAGCAGTTCGGGTTTTTGAAAGAGACGCTTGTGGCGCCGGTAACGAGGCTCGAAATTATGCTCGGCCAGACTGCCGGCGGGGCGACCACGGCCGTGCTCCAGGGGATCATCCTCATGGTGCTCGCGGTGCTGCTCGGGCTCAAGGTTGCAAACCTTGCCGGGTTCCTGATTGCGTTTGCCTTCATGGTCGTGATCGGGATTGCCTTTACCGCTTTCGGGATCGCGATCGCCTCGCGCATGGAGGACATGACCGGCTTCCAGCTGATCATGAACTTCGTGATCTTTCCCATCTTCGGGCTCTCGGGAGCGCTCTTCCCGATCAGCTCGCTGCCCGGCTGGCTCTCTGCCATCACCATGCTCGACCCGCTGACCTACGGGGTCGAAGGGATCCGGTACGGCCTGACCGGCGCTTCGCAGATCAGCCCGCTGCTCTGCGGGGTCGTGATCGCCGGGTTTGCGGCCGTGATGGCGGCGCTCGGGGCGTACCTGTTCCGGAAGGTCTCGGTGTAAGGAGAAAGAGGCCGGTATTTTTTTAACTTATATGAGTGGCCGGGCCGCGGAAACAAAGAGAGCAATAAAAAAAATCTGCACGGTAGAGCAAAAAACCGTAATGGCTCTTTTTTTATTTAGGATTTTTATCCGGTCCTCATGCAGGACCGGGTGTGGTAAACGACCAGCTCGCGAGCGTCTCG
Protein-coding sequences here:
- a CDS encoding putative manganese-dependent inorganic diphosphatase; this translates as MIQVYCIGHRQPDTDSIASAIGYADFKNRSEPGKYLAARCGELNAESRFALERFGAQEPALVASVEPRLSDITYKPVFALPENVPTYDVAALMAKEGLRNVVITDADGKPAGMIGEHALANAYIETLHLAELAVNPVPEETLARVLNGEVVVPAHPVLEGRVYIAIDALHVTLAKMTAKDIAVVGDNEPAQLALVSAGIAALIIAEGAPVGERVKAAARQHNVSVLSTNLDAFGVGKMINLSLPAKERMETSVPVLNCSETIAKARQVVAGSKFRAACVVSPGGKLLGILTRTTLLDDVRRQVVLLDHNEASQAVPGIEEADVIGIIDHHRLGAITTLKPIRFENEPVGATSTIVARMYMESGLDPSKAVAGVLLCGILSDTLALRMSTTTHADKKAVAFLAGIAGEDYEKLGVALLEAGMDLAGVPLAELLQRDKKDFELSGKKVLIAQVMVPAFSWNRERSAAIAQELEKLRAATGNDLAFALFTNVVENASDLYGAGDAGAISALYGPELPARLDGVMSRKKDFLPVLGERLKKMGRA
- a CDS encoding PadR family transcriptional regulator, with amino-acid sequence MTSLLQFATRKNERARSLLALYVIHSLSKGEKSGYDILKEIGELTEGSWVPSKGTLYPLLHQLEDEGQIVSVSETTGARARAVFTLTPVGKETLKRIHAHGREHHKKMAQYRQVITAIFGDSHPPELGLLFEIKMILDELPKEKKQKAAAILRRCRDELQGVI
- a CDS encoding ATP-binding cassette domain-containing protein, producing the protein MTTAVQVRDLTKTFDKLTAVDAISFTIEQGEIFGLLGPNGAGKTTTLSMLATMLEPTSGSAEIMGIDITKDQDGVRKAIGIVFQDQSLDEELTAWENMDFHGRLYRIPQEERERRAEELLKLVELFERKDDIVKTFSGGMRRRLEIARGLLHHPQVLFLDEPTIGLDPQTRNHLWNYIDNLAKEKNITIILTTHYMDEADRLCNRIAIIDHGKIIALDTPARLKDSLGGDIVTIRSSEPARIAPALSAPWINRIETRGDDVTISLHNAEHHVSGIVTRLNEEKIPIEAISVHKPTLEDVFLSFTGKSIRDEEADGKDAMRMHFRMMRH
- a CDS encoding ABC transporter permease, whose protein sequence is MEIIYTIWLRNMKRYIRSKSRIVGSIAMPLFLLLFLGFGLNSVVSTNSLGQDYLLFLAPGMIAMSVLFTSIFAGTQIIWDKQFGFLKETLVAPVTRLEIMLGQTAGGATTAVLQGIILMVLAVLLGLKVANLAGFLIAFAFMVVIGIAFTAFGIAIASRMEDMTGFQLIMNFVIFPIFGLSGALFPISSLPGWLSAITMLDPLTYGVEGIRYGLTGASQISPLLCGVVIAGFAAVMAALGAYLFRKVSV